In Nicotiana tabacum cultivar K326 chromosome 21, ASM71507v2, whole genome shotgun sequence, one DNA window encodes the following:
- the LOC107804375 gene encoding putative calcium-binding protein CML19: MEVYQKQYRRLFDRLDENGDGKISASELQQCVHLIGKDMSFDEAKAAVAAHDSDDDGLMDFDDFVRLVDDGTEEEKARELKEAFRMYEMEGCGCITPESLQRMLDKLGESRTIDECRGMIARYDINGDGLLNFDEFVIMMSS, from the coding sequence ATGGAAGTATACCAGAAGCAGTACAGACGACTATTTGACCGCCTAGATGAAAACGGAGATGGGAAAATATCAGCATCAGAGTTGCAACAATGTGTACATTTGATCGGCAAAGATATGTCATTTGACGAAGCAAAGGCTGCAGTTGCAGCCCATGACTCGGACGATGATGGCTTAATGGATTTCGATGATTTTGTGAGATTAGTGGATGATGGGACCGAAGAAGAGAAGGCGCGCGAGTTGAAGGAGGCATTTCGGATGTATGAAATGGAGGGATGTGGATGCATTACTCCGGAGAGTTTACAGAGAATGCTTGATAAATTAGGGGAGTCCAGAACTATTGATGAGTGCAGAGGAATGATTGCGAGATATGATATTAATGGCGATGGTTTACTGAATTTTGATGAGTTTGTGATCATGATGAGTAGCTAG